One part of the Clostridium thermosuccinogenes genome encodes these proteins:
- the ispG gene encoding flavodoxin-dependent (E)-4-hydroxy-3-methylbut-2-enyl-diphosphate synthase: protein MHDSYIKRKPTKKIRVGDIFIGGDAPITVQSMTNTDTRDAASTIEQIKRLEEAGCDIVRVAVPDNEAAAAIAKIKKAISIPLVADIHFDYRLALASMENGADKIRLNPGNIGGRDRVKAVVEQAKQRGIPIRIGVNSGSVEKPILEKYGGVTPEGMVESALNHAAILEDFDFDNIVFSIKASSVPMTIAAYRLMSEKSRYPLHIGVTEAGTINRGTIKSSVGLGCLLAEGIGDTIRVSLTGDPVEEVRVGLEILKSLGLMTGGINFVSCPTCGRCQVDLIRIANEVEEKLRPLKKNIKVAVMGCAVNGPGEAREADIGIAGGKGEVLLFKKGKVVRKIPQEIAVEELLREIENDF from the coding sequence ATGCATGATAGCTATATAAAACGCAAACCTACAAAGAAGATCCGAGTGGGAGATATATTTATCGGGGGAGATGCCCCGATAACAGTTCAATCCATGACCAATACCGACACGAGAGATGCGGCGTCCACAATAGAACAGATAAAAAGGCTGGAAGAAGCCGGTTGTGATATTGTCAGGGTGGCAGTTCCCGATAATGAAGCGGCAGCTGCCATAGCGAAGATAAAAAAGGCAATAAGTATACCACTGGTAGCCGATATCCATTTTGATTACCGCCTTGCCCTGGCCAGCATGGAAAACGGTGCCGATAAAATCAGGCTTAATCCGGGAAACATAGGGGGCAGGGACAGGGTCAAGGCTGTCGTGGAGCAGGCGAAGCAAAGAGGCATACCCATACGGATTGGAGTAAATTCAGGATCGGTAGAAAAGCCCATCCTTGAAAAATACGGTGGGGTTACGCCAGAGGGCATGGTGGAGAGTGCCTTGAACCATGCCGCTATTCTGGAAGATTTTGATTTTGACAATATCGTCTTCTCAATCAAAGCTTCCAGTGTGCCTATGACTATTGCGGCCTACCGCCTGATGTCGGAAAAGTCCCGGTATCCTCTGCATATTGGCGTCACTGAAGCCGGAACTATCAACAGGGGTACGATAAAATCCTCTGTTGGTCTGGGATGCCTTCTGGCAGAAGGTATTGGGGATACCATAAGGGTATCTCTTACCGGAGACCCGGTGGAAGAGGTCAGGGTGGGACTGGAGATTTTGAAGTCTCTTGGACTTATGACCGGAGGAATAAATTTTGTTTCCTGCCCTACCTGCGGAAGGTGTCAGGTGGACTTGATACGCATCGCCAACGAGGTGGAAGAAAAATTAAGGCCTTTGAAAAAGAACATAAAAGTGGCAGTAATGGGCTGTGCCGTAAACGGTCCGGGAGAAGCCAGAGAAGCAGATATTGGAATTGCCGGAGGGAAAGGCGAGGTGCTTCTTTTCAAAAAAGGAAAAGTCGTAAGGAAGATTCCCCAGGAAATAGCCGTTGAGGAGTTGCTGAGGGAGATAGAGAACGACTTCTAA
- a CDS encoding phosphatidate cytidylyltransferase has product MKTRIISAVIGLVLLFAVVLSGKYLLGIGIFILALIGVHEFYNAIGKAGYKPVRIIGYISCLPILFIGMGVTSAKVYSYISLFKSINYFSLGMYAALVFLFAMTIFLHDRYNIADIALTLFGAFYVAFLFSFVPLTRNLPNGSYFIWMVFIGAFVTDTFAYFTGVFFGKTKFLPAISANKTLEGSIGGIIGCTVMMVLYGMFINSYSPVNPDIPLYHFAILGLLSGVLSQIGDWSASAIKRYVKIKDYGKIMPGHGGVLDRFDSILFIAPVVYFYLSFVILA; this is encoded by the coding sequence ATGAAGACTAGGATTATAAGTGCGGTAATAGGATTGGTGCTGCTTTTTGCGGTTGTCCTGTCGGGGAAGTACCTCCTGGGAATAGGAATATTCATCCTTGCACTCATAGGTGTTCATGAATTTTATAATGCCATTGGGAAGGCAGGCTACAAGCCGGTAAGAATAATCGGATATATTTCCTGCCTGCCTATACTTTTTATCGGGATGGGTGTCACTTCCGCCAAAGTATACAGCTATATCAGCTTATTTAAGTCTATAAATTACTTTTCTCTGGGAATGTATGCGGCTTTAGTGTTTCTGTTTGCCATGACAATATTTTTACATGACAGGTATAACATTGCAGACATAGCACTGACGCTTTTTGGAGCTTTTTATGTGGCTTTTCTGTTCTCCTTCGTGCCGCTGACCAGGAACTTGCCAAATGGAAGCTACTTTATATGGATGGTGTTCATAGGCGCTTTTGTGACGGATACCTTCGCATATTTTACGGGAGTCTTTTTCGGCAAAACAAAGTTCCTGCCTGCCATAAGCGCCAATAAAACCCTGGAAGGCTCGATAGGAGGAATTATCGGGTGTACGGTGATGATGGTCCTTTACGGAATGTTTATAAATTCCTATAGTCCTGTAAATCCTGATATTCCACTGTACCATTTTGCCATTCTGGGGCTTTTAAGCGGAGTCCTTTCCCAGATAGGCGACTGGTCCGCTTCGGCTATAAAGAGATATGTTAAGATCAAGGATTATGGAAAGATCATGCCGGGGCATGGAGGGGTGCTGGACAGGTTTGACAGCATACTCTTTATAGCTCCTGTAGTTTATTTCTACTTAAGCTTTGTGATACTTGCATGA
- the frr gene encoding ribosome recycling factor, producing MVKDDYKPFEEKMKKTISVLKEELAGLRAGRANPAILDKVTIDYYGTPTPINQLGNISVPEARVILIQPWDAKILKEIEKAIQKSDIGINPNNDGKVIRLVFPPLTEERRKELTKVAKKHGEDAKVAIRSIRRDAIEHFKALKKKSEISEDDLKVAEKDMQNITDKYISEIDKIVEIKEKEILEV from the coding sequence ATGGTAAAGGACGATTATAAGCCTTTTGAAGAAAAAATGAAAAAAACCATCAGCGTGCTCAAGGAAGAACTGGCAGGCTTAAGGGCGGGAAGAGCCAATCCGGCGATACTGGATAAAGTAACCATTGATTATTACGGAACTCCCACCCCCATCAATCAGTTGGGCAATATATCAGTTCCCGAGGCCAGGGTTATTTTGATACAGCCTTGGGATGCAAAGATTTTGAAGGAAATTGAAAAAGCCATTCAGAAATCGGATATCGGAATTAACCCTAATAATGACGGAAAGGTAATAAGGCTGGTATTCCCACCTCTGACCGAGGAAAGAAGAAAAGAGCTTACCAAAGTGGCAAAGAAACATGGCGAGGATGCAAAGGTTGCCATCCGTTCGATAAGAAGGGATGCAATAGAGCATTTCAAAGCCCTTAAGAAAAAGAGCGAGATTTCTGAAGATGATCTTAAGGTTGCTGAGAAAGATATGCAGAATATCACCGATAAGTACATAAGTGAAATAGATAAAATTGTAGAAATCAAGGAAAAGGAAATCCTTGAGGTATAG
- a CDS encoding isoprenyl transferase, producing MLFFKGLFRKKKHEIDYGKLPEHIAIIMDGNGRWAKKRGLSRSIGHREGSNTLKKIVTFCEEIGIKYLTVYAFSTENWKRPKSEVDSLMSLLKEYLKNADKELSGKNVRINVIGDISRLSPEIQALTKKVMKSTSRNTGMLLNIALNYGGRDEILKAVKAIAKETAAGKISADDIDEKMISDHLYTSGIPDPDLLIRTSGEKRLSNFLIWQSAYSEFWFTDVLWPDFKKENMLEAIYAYQNRDRRYGGI from the coding sequence GTGTTGTTTTTTAAAGGCTTGTTTAGAAAGAAAAAGCACGAAATTGATTACGGCAAATTGCCGGAACACATTGCAATTATAATGGACGGTAACGGAAGATGGGCCAAAAAAAGAGGCTTGTCAAGAAGCATAGGGCACAGGGAAGGGTCTAATACCTTGAAAAAGATCGTAACCTTCTGTGAAGAGATCGGCATAAAATACCTTACAGTCTATGCCTTTTCGACGGAGAACTGGAAGAGGCCTAAAAGTGAGGTTGATTCCCTGATGTCTTTATTAAAGGAGTATTTAAAGAATGCGGACAAGGAGCTGTCAGGTAAAAATGTGCGCATTAATGTTATAGGTGATATCAGCAGACTTTCTCCCGAGATTCAGGCATTGACGAAGAAGGTAATGAAGTCCACCTCCCGTAATACAGGCATGCTTTTGAATATTGCGTTGAATTATGGGGGAAGGGATGAGATTTTAAAGGCAGTTAAAGCTATTGCCAAGGAAACGGCGGCAGGAAAGATTTCTGCTGATGATATAGATGAAAAAATGATTTCGGACCATCTTTATACTTCAGGGATTCCAGATCCGGACCTGCTGATAAGGACCAGCGGAGAAAAGAGGCTGAGCAATTTTCTTATCTGGCAGAGTGCATATAGTGAGTTCTGGTTTACCGACGTACTCTGGCCTGATTTCAAAAAGGAAAACATGTTGGAGGCGATATATGCCTACCAAAATAGGGACAGGCGATATGGGGGTATTTAA
- the rseP gene encoding RIP metalloprotease RseP: protein MNIFIAVIALSFLILVHEFGHFIAAKLSGIKVEEFSLFMGPKLFGIQRGETMYSVRLVPLGGYVKMEGEEEASDDERAFNKKPIPVRMAVIFAGPLMNLLIAVIFVAIVFSASGFSTTEISSVAPDSPAYAAGIRNGDTIVSYNGKRIYHPSDYVLFSYTQNNEPVKIGIKRDKEIIEVMVTPEVIPAKTSYILGFTPKESEGPESNVVASVLSGTDAEKAGLKAGDRIVGLNDVEITSRQDIADFMAKNNDAPVQVTVERGGQKLTLVIKPALQTTKETISIGINRFKYARGNLLENIKQSVIYNYSTARSVYYSFLYLIQRKVPANEMMGPIGIVTTIGETVEMSQTIKDKLVNLVGITSLISVNLGIMNLIPFPALDGSKIIILIIEAIRRKAMPPEKEAIISMVGLVLLLVLMVFATSNDIMRIFGAG, encoded by the coding sequence ATGAATATATTTATTGCTGTAATCGCACTGAGCTTTCTGATACTTGTCCATGAGTTCGGACATTTCATCGCGGCAAAGCTTTCAGGGATAAAAGTCGAGGAGTTTTCGCTTTTTATGGGCCCAAAACTCTTTGGAATACAGCGGGGAGAGACTATGTATTCAGTACGCCTCGTTCCCCTTGGTGGTTATGTTAAGATGGAAGGTGAAGAGGAAGCATCGGACGATGAAAGGGCTTTTAACAAAAAGCCGATACCGGTAAGGATGGCTGTGATATTCGCCGGACCTTTAATGAACCTTCTGATTGCAGTGATTTTTGTCGCTATAGTGTTTTCTGCAAGCGGTTTCAGCACGACGGAAATATCCAGTGTGGCACCGGATTCACCGGCCTATGCGGCAGGGATTAGAAATGGTGATACCATTGTAAGCTATAACGGTAAAAGGATATATCATCCGTCGGATTATGTTCTCTTTTCCTATACACAAAACAATGAACCTGTAAAGATTGGCATCAAGCGGGATAAAGAAATTATTGAAGTCATGGTGACTCCGGAGGTGATCCCGGCTAAAACCAGCTATATACTGGGATTTACCCCCAAAGAAAGCGAAGGACCGGAATCCAACGTGGTAGCTTCCGTGCTTTCGGGTACAGATGCGGAGAAAGCCGGGCTTAAAGCCGGGGACAGGATAGTCGGATTAAACGATGTGGAAATAACTAGCAGGCAGGATATTGCGGATTTCATGGCTAAAAACAATGATGCTCCGGTTCAGGTAACGGTGGAAAGAGGCGGTCAGAAGCTCACTCTTGTGATAAAACCTGCCCTCCAGACAACAAAAGAGACTATTTCCATAGGTATAAACAGGTTTAAATATGCCCGGGGCAACCTGCTGGAGAATATAAAGCAGTCGGTCATATATAACTATTCTACGGCAAGGAGTGTCTACTACTCTTTTTTGTACCTTATACAAAGGAAGGTTCCTGCCAATGAGATGATGGGACCGATAGGGATAGTTACAACAATAGGTGAAACAGTTGAAATGAGCCAGACCATTAAGGATAAACTGGTTAACCTTGTGGGTATAACTTCCCTTATAAGCGTAAATCTGGGAATTATGAACCTTATTCCGTTTCCGGCTCTGGACGGAAGCAAGATAATCATTCTCATCATAGAGGCCATCAGAAGAAAGGCAATGCCTCCTGAAAAGGAAGCGATAATCTCAATGGTGGGCCTGGTGCTTCTGCTTGTGCTTATGGTTTTTGCGACATCCAATGATATAATGAGGATATTCGGTGCCGGGTAA
- a CDS encoding 1-deoxy-D-xylulose-5-phosphate reductoisomerase — translation MAKKIAILGSTGSIGIQTLDVARNLGIEVLGLTANKNIELLEKQAREFKPQAVAVADEKLANLLYERLRDLNIEVYGGVDGLKKVASMDGTDTVVSSVVGIAGLLPTIAAIEKGKDIALANKETLVTAGAIVMSMARSRNVRIFPVDSEHSAIFQCLAANDKKDLARIILTASGGPFRGMSYEELEKVTVEQALKHPNWSMGSKITIDSATLMNKGFEVIEARWLFDVGADKIQVLVHPQSIIHSMVEYVDGSIIAQLGAPDMRIPIQLALTYPARMPNDFSKLDFLKVGSLTFEDPCYRTFPCLRLSFEALNAGGTMPAVLNAANEISVNLFLKGKIGFNDISRINEKVMDKHILNISPSIDDIIDSDVWARKKAMELAASIN, via the coding sequence ATGGCTAAGAAAATAGCAATTTTGGGTTCAACCGGGTCAATAGGCATACAGACTTTGGATGTAGCCCGCAATTTAGGAATAGAAGTGCTGGGACTGACAGCAAACAAAAATATTGAGCTTTTGGAAAAACAAGCGAGAGAGTTTAAACCCCAGGCTGTGGCGGTGGCGGATGAAAAGCTCGCCAATTTGCTGTATGAAAGGCTCAGAGATTTGAATATAGAGGTATATGGAGGAGTTGACGGACTGAAAAAAGTTGCGTCAATGGATGGTACGGATACAGTGGTATCCTCTGTTGTGGGAATTGCCGGATTGCTTCCGACAATAGCAGCGATAGAAAAAGGCAAGGATATTGCCCTGGCCAACAAGGAAACTCTTGTAACTGCAGGAGCTATAGTCATGTCCATGGCAAGGAGCCGCAATGTAAGAATATTTCCTGTAGATAGCGAGCATTCGGCTATTTTTCAATGCCTTGCGGCAAATGACAAAAAGGATCTCGCCAGGATAATCCTGACAGCTTCCGGAGGGCCATTCAGAGGCATGAGCTATGAGGAGCTGGAGAAGGTTACTGTCGAGCAGGCGTTGAAGCATCCAAACTGGAGTATGGGCAGCAAGATCACCATAGATTCTGCGACGCTCATGAACAAGGGCTTTGAGGTTATAGAAGCAAGATGGCTGTTTGATGTAGGTGCTGACAAGATACAGGTTCTTGTACATCCTCAGAGCATAATCCATTCCATGGTTGAATATGTGGATGGATCGATCATTGCCCAATTGGGGGCGCCTGATATGCGCATTCCCATTCAACTGGCCCTTACATACCCGGCCAGGATGCCCAATGATTTCTCAAAGCTGGATTTCTTAAAGGTAGGAAGCTTAACTTTCGAAGATCCCTGCTATAGGACTTTTCCATGCCTGAGGCTTTCCTTTGAGGCTCTTAATGCCGGAGGTACAATGCCGGCTGTTTTAAATGCTGCCAATGAAATTTCTGTAAATTTATTTTTAAAAGGAAAAATCGGTTTTAACGACATTTCCCGAATAAATGAAAAGGTGATGGATAAACACATTTTGAATATTAGTCCAAGCATAGATGATATAATAGATAGTGACGTGTGGGCCAGGAAGAAAGCAATGGAATTGGCCGCGTCCATTAACTGA